One genomic segment of Intestinimonas butyriciproducens includes these proteins:
- the hisH gene encoding imidazole glycerol phosphate synthase subunit HisH: MSNSFTAIVDYGVGNLKSVTNAMTYLGMKTCITSDAKELERADAIILPGVGAFPDAMERLRAPGLDRVLAVQAEKKPILGICLGMQLLFDEGEEVRACKGLGLVHGRVKRLETDCKLPHIGWNSLRFQNGSPLFRGLEDGKYVYFVHSYCGVAADEGDVIARTEYGPSVVAAVSHGTVFGCQFHPEKSGETGLQILKNFGELNQ, from the coding sequence ATGTCAAATAGCTTTACGGCAATTGTGGATTATGGAGTCGGGAATTTAAAAAGTGTGACCAATGCCATGACATACCTGGGGATGAAGACATGTATCACCAGTGACGCAAAGGAGTTGGAACGGGCGGATGCCATCATTCTGCCGGGGGTCGGCGCCTTCCCGGACGCAATGGAGCGGCTGCGGGCTCCGGGGTTGGACCGGGTCTTGGCCGTGCAGGCAGAGAAAAAGCCGATTTTGGGGATATGCCTGGGGATGCAGCTCCTGTTTGACGAGGGGGAAGAGGTTAGGGCATGTAAAGGGTTAGGACTTGTCCATGGCCGTGTAAAGCGGCTTGAGACCGACTGCAAGCTGCCCCATATCGGTTGGAACAGCCTTCGATTTCAGAACGGGTCCCCGCTCTTCCGGGGGCTGGAGGATGGGAAATACGTCTATTTTGTACATTCCTACTGTGGCGTAGCCGCCGACGAGGGCGACGTGATCGCCCGTACCGAGTATGGACCTTCGGTGGTGGCCGCGGTATCCCATGGGACTGTGTTTGGCTGCCAGTTCCATCCGGAGAAAAGTGGAGAAACCGGGCTGCAGATTCTGAAAAATTTTGGGGAGTTGAACCAATGA
- a CDS encoding ABC transporter substrate-binding protein, which produces MKKTLALLLASASVLTLALTACGGSGTSSGNDASGGVVNVYNWGEYIDMSVLDDFTAETGIKVNYQTYDSNEAMYGKLAGGSGGYDVIIPSDYMIGQMIEEDMLEPLNFDHIPNFQDIDPSLLNPEYDPENLYSVPYMFGILGIIYNPTMVDEGEDMETWDVLWNEKYAGDILMFDNSRDTIGISLKRLGYSYNTTDSAQIEEAVDQLIAQKPLLQAYVMDDIFEKLEGENAAIGVYYYGDYLTMKENNDVLAFALPREGTNRYVDAMCIPKGAENKENAEKFINFMCSTAAGLKNCEETWYSTPLLSVREELGAEVVEDSFAYPDMAFMSEQCETFSCLPAEIRTLYNDQWVRLMNAS; this is translated from the coding sequence TTGAAAAAGACTCTGGCATTGCTGCTGGCCTCAGCCAGTGTGCTCACCCTGGCTCTCACCGCTTGCGGTGGGAGCGGAACTTCGTCCGGCAACGACGCCTCCGGCGGCGTGGTCAACGTCTACAACTGGGGCGAATACATCGATATGTCGGTGCTAGACGACTTTACGGCCGAAACCGGGATCAAGGTCAATTACCAGACCTATGACTCCAATGAAGCGATGTATGGCAAGTTGGCCGGCGGGTCCGGCGGCTATGACGTGATCATTCCTTCCGATTATATGATTGGGCAGATGATCGAGGAGGATATGCTGGAGCCCTTGAATTTTGATCATATCCCTAATTTTCAGGATATCGACCCTTCCCTGCTGAACCCCGAATATGATCCCGAAAATCTTTACTCCGTGCCCTATATGTTTGGTATTTTGGGCATTATCTATAATCCTACCATGGTGGACGAGGGCGAGGATATGGAGACTTGGGATGTTCTCTGGAATGAAAAATATGCCGGGGACATCCTTATGTTCGACAATTCTCGGGACACCATTGGTATCTCACTCAAACGCCTGGGCTACTCTTATAACACCACAGACTCCGCACAAATCGAAGAGGCTGTGGATCAGTTGATTGCGCAGAAGCCCCTTTTGCAGGCCTATGTTATGGATGATATTTTTGAAAAGTTGGAGGGCGAGAACGCGGCCATCGGCGTCTATTATTACGGGGACTATCTGACCATGAAAGAAAATAACGACGTCCTGGCCTTTGCCCTGCCCCGTGAGGGTACTAACCGCTATGTGGACGCCATGTGCATTCCCAAAGGCGCTGAAAACAAGGAGAACGCCGAAAAGTTCATCAACTTTATGTGCTCCACTGCCGCAGGCCTTAAAAACTGTGAGGAGACTTGGTATTCCACGCCCCTGCTCTCCGTCCGCGAGGAGTTGGGGGCCGAGGTAGTCGAAGACTCCTTCGCCTATCCCGACATGGCCTTTATGTCCGAGCAGTGCGAAACCTTCTCCTGCCTGCCAGCTGAGATCCGCACGCTCTACAATGATCAGTGGGTCCGTCTGATGAACGCCTCCTGA
- the hisB gene encoding imidazoleglycerol-phosphate dehydratase HisB: MARISNISRETKETSIQARLNLGGGEVRVDTGIGFLDHMLHAMAFYAGFGLDLTARGDLNVDGHHTVEDTGIVLGQAIREALGDKRGIRRFGSAYVPMDEALAFTSLDFSGRAFLVFDADMPQERIGDYDSCLTEEFMRALAFNGGITLHQRGVYGKNAHHITEALFKSLGLAMKDAVRVEGQEVTSTKGVL, encoded by the coding sequence ATGGCACGAATTTCCAATATTTCCCGGGAAACAAAGGAGACCTCCATCCAGGCTAGGCTGAATTTGGGAGGAGGAGAGGTCCGAGTGGATACCGGGATCGGCTTTTTGGACCATATGCTCCACGCGATGGCCTTTTATGCGGGATTTGGGCTGGATCTGACGGCGCGTGGAGATCTGAACGTGGACGGCCATCATACGGTGGAGGATACGGGGATCGTTTTAGGCCAGGCCATTCGGGAGGCGTTGGGAGATAAGCGGGGAATCCGTCGTTTCGGGAGCGCCTATGTACCGATGGATGAGGCGCTGGCCTTTACATCGCTGGATTTCTCCGGCAGGGCGTTTTTGGTTTTTGATGCCGACATGCCGCAGGAACGGATTGGAGACTATGATTCCTGTTTGACCGAAGAATTTATGCGGGCCCTGGCCTTCAATGGAGGAATCACGCTCCACCAAAGGGGAGTTTATGGGAAGAATGCCCATCATATCACAGAGGCGCTTTTTAAGTCGCTGGGTCTGGCGATGAAGGATGCGGTACGTGTGGAGGGGCAGGAGGTCACCTCGACTAAGGGAGTTTTGTAA
- the hisE gene encoding phosphoribosyl-ATP diphosphatase produces the protein MNDTWKKLYTVVQDRRVNPQEGSYTYYLFEKGLDKILKKVGEECSETLIAAKNGIQEETVGEISDLLYHLTVLMVEQNIPLEAVMDELDRRSQKIGNLKTFHQSDHES, from the coding sequence ATGAACGACACATGGAAAAAGCTTTATACCGTGGTTCAGGACCGCCGTGTCAACCCACAGGAGGGCTCATATACCTACTATCTCTTTGAGAAGGGACTGGACAAGATACTCAAAAAGGTGGGGGAAGAGTGCAGCGAGACCTTGATCGCGGCCAAAAACGGCATACAGGAGGAGACCGTGGGAGAGATTTCCGATCTGCTCTACCACCTCACTGTGCTGATGGTGGAACAGAACATCCCTCTTGAGGCAGTTATGGACGAGCTGGACCGCCGAAGTCAAAAAATCGGCAATCTGAAAACCTTCCATCAGAGCGACCATGAGAGTTGA
- a CDS encoding ABC transporter permease, whose product MKKNGILGRFFLLLCFLFLYAPILVLVVFSFNASKSKAVWAGFTLDWYVELFHNDMILNALWVTLAVSTLAAFLSTIMGTAAAIGFRNLKRRSRNVFMTINNIPLTNADIITGVSMMLLFLFGVAAFNGSLGQLLGVKWNMGFVTLLIAHITFDVPNVILSVMPKLRQLDPNIYEAAQDLGDHGFHAFRSVILPEIMPGVVNGLIIAFTLSIDDFVISYFTAGAQTQTLSMVIYSMAKKRVSPEINALSTLLFAAVVILMVIVNLRQASQERRRKMQQAALTAHS is encoded by the coding sequence TTCTCTTTCTGTATGCGCCCATTCTGGTTCTGGTGGTCTTTTCCTTTAACGCATCCAAGTCCAAGGCGGTTTGGGCCGGTTTTACGCTGGACTGGTATGTAGAGCTGTTCCATAATGATATGATTTTGAACGCCCTCTGGGTCACGCTGGCCGTCTCCACCCTGGCCGCATTCCTTTCCACCATTATGGGCACCGCCGCAGCCATTGGATTCCGAAATCTGAAGCGCAGGTCCCGCAACGTCTTCATGACCATCAATAACATTCCTCTGACCAACGCGGACATCATTACCGGCGTATCCATGATGCTCCTTTTTTTGTTTGGAGTGGCCGCGTTTAACGGCTCTCTTGGTCAGCTTCTGGGCGTGAAATGGAATATGGGGTTTGTAACCCTGCTTATCGCACATATCACCTTTGACGTGCCCAATGTGATCCTCTCCGTCATGCCCAAGCTACGTCAACTCGATCCCAATATCTATGAGGCGGCGCAGGACCTTGGCGACCACGGTTTTCACGCTTTCCGCAGCGTCATTCTTCCGGAAATCATGCCGGGCGTGGTGAACGGTCTCATCATCGCCTTCACCTTGTCCATCGATGATTTCGTCATCAGTTATTTTACCGCCGGCGCACAGACCCAGACTCTCTCCATGGTCATCTACTCCATGGCGAAAAAACGGGTCAGCCCTGAGATCAACGCCCTCTCCACCCTGCTCTTTGCAGCTGTGGTGATTCTGATGGTCATCGTCAATCTGCGTCAAGCCAGCCAAGAGCGCCGTCGTAAGATGCAGCAGGCAGCCCTCACCGCCCATTCCTGA
- the hisZ gene encoding ATP phosphoribosyltransferase regulatory subunit, with the protein MAYAINTPEGTRDRLFAECRERCQVQTALTTLFQRRSYAEVSTPEVEFYDLFLQSGNPMPQESMLKIIDRSGKIMVMRPDCTTPIARVAATKLKAVPLPQRLYYDQTVFRSGQEHKGGSSEIAQCGVELIGAAGRKADLEMVAMAVDALRACGLKQFHIELGHVGFFRDLAGRMDMPAEAMEQMRVLIEGKNFAALGDMLEPYAGQSASTVLRRLSRLFGGAEVLDEAERLTGGSSALTYLRKLYTELAQAGYGAYIRFDMGLVHQIDYYTGVVFRGYVEGAGDAVLSGGRYDRLVEAFGRRAPATGFAVDVDAVAGCLPSREPPRVKFLVHFGGGELSRALKAVDEHAVGTCELSPCENLDETERLAREKGAGAVLVLEEGTERVVQL; encoded by the coding sequence TTGGCCTATGCCATCAATACCCCGGAGGGGACCCGAGACCGGCTTTTTGCGGAGTGCCGGGAGCGGTGCCAGGTCCAGACGGCGCTTACCACGCTGTTCCAGCGCAGAAGCTATGCCGAGGTGAGCACACCGGAAGTGGAGTTCTACGATCTTTTCCTGCAGTCCGGCAATCCCATGCCGCAGGAGAGCATGCTCAAGATCATTGACCGCTCTGGAAAGATCATGGTAATGCGGCCTGACTGTACCACGCCCATCGCTAGGGTAGCAGCGACCAAACTCAAGGCCGTGCCGCTGCCGCAGCGGCTTTATTACGATCAGACTGTGTTTCGCTCCGGGCAGGAGCATAAAGGAGGCAGTAGCGAGATCGCTCAGTGCGGTGTGGAACTCATCGGGGCCGCGGGACGGAAGGCCGACCTGGAAATGGTGGCCATGGCAGTGGACGCGCTTCGCGCCTGCGGGCTCAAGCAGTTTCATATCGAGTTGGGCCATGTAGGCTTTTTTAGAGACTTAGCTGGGCGGATGGACATGCCCGCAGAGGCGATGGAACAGATGCGCGTGCTTATCGAAGGCAAAAATTTTGCAGCGCTGGGCGATATGCTGGAGCCCTATGCGGGGCAGTCTGCCAGTACGGTCCTCAGGCGTCTTTCCAGACTTTTTGGCGGGGCAGAGGTGTTGGACGAGGCGGAGCGCCTCACGGGAGGCAGCAGTGCGCTGACCTATCTGCGCAAACTTTACACGGAGCTCGCGCAGGCTGGATACGGAGCGTATATCCGCTTTGATATGGGCTTGGTGCATCAGATCGACTACTACACAGGGGTCGTTTTCCGGGGCTATGTGGAGGGAGCAGGCGATGCCGTTCTCTCCGGTGGGAGATACGACCGATTGGTGGAGGCGTTTGGAAGGAGGGCGCCGGCCACAGGCTTTGCCGTGGATGTGGACGCAGTCGCGGGCTGCCTCCCCAGCCGGGAGCCCCCACGGGTCAAGTTCCTGGTCCATTTCGGGGGAGGGGAGCTCTCCAGGGCCCTAAAGGCAGTTGACGAACATGCTGTGGGTACTTGCGAGCTCTCACCTTGTGAGAACTTGGATGAGACGGAGCGGCTGGCACGCGAAAAGGGAGCCGGGGCGGTCCTGGTGCTGGAAGAGGGAACCGAGAGGGTGGTGCAGCTGTGA
- the hisD gene encoding histidinol dehydrogenase, with the protein MIRIIKADGTAEREQIASMRSRAAEVGADIERAVGAVMQDVREKGFSAVEKYSLQFDRKAPYEIGMETLEEAYARCTGGLISAMEHAAANIRDYNEALLATSREWISPDGGIVGRVVRGLTRVGLYVPGGTAAYPSSVLMNAIPAKVAGVKELIMVTPPTENLNDAVLAAAKIAGVDRVIAVGGAQAVAALAYGAGFIPKVDKLVGPGNAYVAAAKRMAYGTLDIDMVAGPSEVLVIADESADPKYVAADLLSQAEHDRLASSVLLTTSQGLATRVDAEIIRQTSYLGRSEIIAASLRDFGCAIVCRDLKQAAELANEVAPEHLEIVTEDPRSLLPDIQNAGAVFLGAWSPEPLGDYLAGPDHVLPTSGTARFFSPLSVDSFLKTMSVVEFSRETLAPIREEIVTMAEAEHLTAHANSIRVRFE; encoded by the coding sequence ATGATCAGAATCATTAAGGCCGATGGGACTGCAGAACGGGAACAGATCGCTTCCATGCGCTCGAGGGCGGCGGAGGTTGGCGCAGATATTGAACGGGCTGTTGGCGCGGTGATGCAGGATGTAAGGGAGAAAGGCTTTTCAGCTGTAGAAAAATATTCGCTTCAGTTTGACCGAAAAGCCCCCTATGAGATCGGTATGGAAACGCTGGAGGAGGCCTATGCCCGTTGCACCGGCGGGCTCATCTCGGCGATGGAACATGCGGCTGCTAACATTCGAGACTATAATGAGGCGCTGCTGGCGACGTCGCGGGAGTGGATCTCACCGGATGGAGGCATTGTGGGGCGAGTGGTCCGGGGACTTACCAGGGTGGGGCTATATGTGCCCGGCGGAACGGCGGCCTATCCCTCCTCCGTATTGATGAATGCCATTCCCGCCAAGGTGGCCGGAGTAAAGGAGCTCATCATGGTGACCCCGCCTACGGAAAACCTCAATGATGCAGTGCTGGCGGCGGCAAAAATTGCCGGTGTGGACCGGGTCATAGCCGTGGGAGGTGCCCAGGCGGTGGCGGCGCTGGCCTATGGAGCAGGCTTCATCCCCAAAGTCGATAAGCTGGTGGGGCCGGGCAATGCCTATGTGGCCGCCGCGAAGCGCATGGCGTATGGTACATTGGACATCGATATGGTAGCTGGCCCCTCTGAGGTGCTGGTCATCGCCGATGAAAGCGCCGATCCCAAATACGTGGCTGCCGACCTGCTGAGCCAGGCGGAACATGACCGGCTGGCTTCCTCTGTGCTCCTTACAACATCACAGGGGCTGGCCACACGGGTGGATGCCGAAATCATCCGTCAGACCAGCTATCTGGGCCGTTCAGAGATCATTGCGGCGTCTCTGCGTGATTTCGGGTGCGCGATTGTATGCCGGGACTTGAAACAGGCGGCAGAACTGGCCAATGAGGTCGCACCGGAGCATCTGGAAATCGTAACGGAAGATCCCAGGTCCCTGCTGCCGGACATCCAAAATGCCGGTGCGGTATTCCTGGGAGCATGGTCTCCGGAGCCTCTGGGCGACTATTTGGCCGGCCCTGATCATGTGCTCCCCACCTCCGGGACCGCGCGATTCTTTTCGCCCCTTTCGGTGGACAGCTTCCTCAAGACCATGAGTGTGGTGGAGTTCAGCAGGGAGACATTGGCCCCCATCCGGGAGGAAATCGTGACAATGGCGGAGGCGGAACACCTCACTGCCCATGCAAACTCCATTCGGGTGCGTTTTGAATAG
- the hisG gene encoding ATP phosphoribosyltransferase — translation MSERLRIALTKGRLQDQSVELFEAMGLDCTPVRHPGRRLVHAIPNYPLDAVLAKAPDVITYVEHGVCDLGIAGKDTILEQGKSFYEVLDLGFGKCRFALAVKQGTDFYGTYKTRRIATKYPNVARKFFEEKGMDVSIIKIEGSVELAPILDLADAIVDIVETGVTLRENGLIPIEDVAQVSARLIVNTASMKLHKAVIDDFVSRCEQELERRR, via the coding sequence GTGAGCGAGAGATTGAGGATCGCCCTTACCAAGGGCAGGCTACAGGATCAGTCTGTAGAGCTCTTTGAGGCGATGGGGCTGGACTGCACACCTGTTCGCCACCCGGGACGGCGGCTGGTGCATGCCATACCCAATTATCCGCTGGACGCGGTGCTGGCCAAGGCCCCCGACGTCATCACCTATGTGGAGCACGGGGTCTGTGATCTGGGGATTGCCGGCAAGGATACTATTCTGGAGCAGGGGAAGTCCTTTTATGAGGTGTTGGACCTAGGCTTTGGAAAGTGTCGATTTGCTTTGGCGGTAAAACAGGGGACAGACTTTTACGGTACTTATAAGACCAGAAGAATCGCGACCAAATATCCCAATGTGGCGCGGAAGTTTTTTGAGGAAAAAGGGATGGATGTGTCCATCATCAAAATCGAGGGATCTGTGGAGCTGGCTCCGATTCTGGATTTGGCAGATGCCATTGTGGATATTGTGGAGACTGGAGTAACGCTGCGGGAAAATGGCCTGATCCCGATTGAAGATGTGGCGCAGGTGAGTGCCAGACTGATTGTCAATACAGCCAGCATGAAGCTGCATAAAGCTGTAATCGACGACTTTGTCAGCCGCTGTGAGCAGGAATTGGAGAGACGCAGATGA
- the hisF gene encoding imidazole glycerol phosphate synthase subunit HisF yields MLAKRIIPCLDVRDGRVVKGVNFVQIRDAGDPVELARYYSDQGADEIVFLDITATSDGRATVADVVERTAEQVFVPLTVGGGIRTLEDFQLLLRAGADKISVNSAAVKDPTLISRAAERFGSQCVVLAIDARSRGDGTYEVVVAGGRTPTGLDAVEWAKKGEALGAGEILLTSMDADGTKTGFDLDMTREVTAAVGIPVIASGGCGSLEHFAQAFETTGCDAALAASLFHFGELTVPVVKEFLRARNIPVR; encoded by the coding sequence ATGTTAGCCAAGCGGATCATTCCCTGCTTGGATGTGCGGGATGGCCGAGTCGTCAAGGGAGTCAATTTCGTCCAGATTCGGGATGCGGGGGATCCGGTGGAGTTGGCGCGCTATTATTCCGATCAGGGCGCAGATGAAATTGTGTTTTTGGATATTACAGCCACCAGTGATGGCCGGGCCACGGTGGCCGATGTAGTGGAGCGGACGGCGGAGCAGGTTTTTGTCCCTTTGACGGTGGGAGGAGGAATCCGCACACTGGAGGATTTTCAACTTTTGTTGCGGGCAGGGGCGGACAAGATTTCTGTAAATTCCGCCGCAGTGAAGGACCCCACCCTTATTTCGCGGGCGGCGGAACGGTTTGGCTCGCAGTGTGTGGTCCTGGCTATCGACGCCAGAAGCAGGGGCGACGGCACCTATGAGGTGGTGGTGGCGGGAGGCCGCACCCCCACGGGGCTGGATGCAGTGGAGTGGGCCAAGAAAGGGGAAGCACTGGGGGCAGGTGAGATCCTTCTCACCTCCATGGATGCCGACGGGACCAAGACTGGATTTGATTTGGACATGACGCGGGAGGTCACTGCGGCGGTGGGGATCCCCGTGATCGCTTCGGGTGGCTGCGGCTCACTGGAGCACTTTGCCCAGGCCTTTGAGACCACCGGCTGCGACGCCGCGCTGGCGGCTTCTCTTTTTCACTTTGGAGAGCTGACGGTTCCGGTGGTCAAGGAGTTCCTCAGAGCGCGGAATATCCCTGTGAGGTGA
- the hisI gene encoding phosphoribosyl-AMP cyclohydrolase, giving the protein MFELDQLFQKSDLIPVIIQDADTKDVLMLGFTNREAVDLTLKTRTAWFWSRSRKQLWNKGETSGNFLHVVKILTDCDTDTLLYFCRPDGPACHTGARSCFFNLIQEDGR; this is encoded by the coding sequence ATGTTTGAGCTGGATCAACTGTTTCAGAAATCAGATTTGATTCCTGTTATCATCCAGGATGCAGATACAAAAGATGTTTTGATGCTGGGGTTCACCAACCGCGAGGCGGTGGACTTGACGCTAAAGACACGGACTGCATGGTTTTGGAGTCGCAGCCGGAAACAGTTGTGGAATAAGGGGGAGACCTCGGGCAACTTCCTCCATGTCGTCAAAATTCTGACGGACTGCGACACCGATACGCTGCTGTATTTCTGCCGGCCGGACGGCCCTGCCTGCCATACAGGAGCCAGAAGCTGCTTTTTTAATCTCATTCAGGAGGACGGAAGATGA
- a CDS encoding YbaK/EbsC family protein, translating to MAIEKVRAFFRTKGLEDRIREFDVSSATVELAAQAVGCEPARIGKTLSFLHEDGALLIVCAGDAKIDNSKFKGQFHHKATMLTPDQVLEFTGDIIGGVCPFAIEHSNVITYLDISLQRFTTVFPAAGSANSAVELSLSELEQCAGSAGWIDVCKGWQET from the coding sequence ATGGCGATTGAAAAGGTGCGCGCCTTTTTCCGGACGAAGGGGCTGGAAGATCGGATTCGGGAGTTTGACGTCTCCAGCGCCACTGTGGAGCTGGCGGCGCAGGCTGTGGGTTGTGAACCGGCCCGCATTGGCAAGACCCTCTCCTTTCTCCATGAGGACGGGGCGCTTCTCATTGTCTGCGCCGGGGACGCCAAAATCGACAACAGCAAGTTCAAAGGGCAGTTCCACCATAAAGCCACCATGCTTACGCCGGATCAGGTCCTGGAATTTACCGGAGATATCATTGGCGGCGTATGTCCCTTCGCGATTGAGCACTCCAATGTGATCACCTATCTGGATATCTCACTGCAGCGCTTCACCACTGTCTTTCCTGCGGCAGGAAGCGCCAACTCCGCCGTAGAGCTCTCCCTGTCTGAGCTGGAACAGTGCGCCGGGAGCGCGGGATGGATCGATGTATGCAAAGGCTGGCAGGAGACTTGA
- the hisA gene encoding 1-(5-phosphoribosyl)-5-[(5-phosphoribosylamino)methylideneamino]imidazole-4-carboxamide isomerase, with protein MILLPAIDMKDGRCVRLHKGVFRTAHQVADSALETAKRFADAGAKWVHMVDLDGARDGVRKNFPYIYEVIQQSGLRVELGGGIKSIPDVITVVESGAARAVIGSAAVSHPEVVDYALSQWGSERVAVGIDCLNGRVRTAGWEEDSGLDCVEFARQMEGKGVRTIIFTDIATDGMLSGPSFVQLSDLQRAVNCDIVASGGVTTLDDVRRLRDMGLYGAIIGKAYYAGTIDLAEAIKEAGAQC; from the coding sequence ATGATACTTTTACCGGCCATAGATATGAAGGATGGTCGCTGCGTCCGCCTTCATAAGGGCGTGTTTCGTACCGCACATCAAGTGGCAGACAGCGCATTGGAGACCGCAAAGCGGTTTGCAGATGCCGGAGCCAAATGGGTTCATATGGTGGATTTGGATGGTGCGAGGGACGGAGTGAGAAAGAACTTCCCCTATATTTACGAAGTGATTCAGCAGTCCGGCCTGCGGGTGGAACTGGGGGGGGGTATCAAATCCATACCGGATGTCATTACGGTGGTGGAGTCCGGTGCAGCAAGAGCTGTGATCGGCTCCGCCGCAGTCTCACATCCCGAAGTGGTGGACTATGCCCTCTCGCAGTGGGGCTCCGAGAGAGTAGCCGTTGGGATTGATTGCCTGAACGGCAGGGTGCGAACCGCCGGCTGGGAGGAAGACTCGGGCTTGGACTGCGTGGAATTTGCGCGGCAGATGGAGGGAAAAGGCGTAAGGACAATTATCTTTACAGATATTGCGACAGATGGTATGCTCTCCGGCCCCTCCTTTGTGCAGCTCTCCGATCTTCAGCGTGCCGTCAATTGTGATATTGTGGCGTCCGGTGGGGTGACTACGCTGGATGACGTCAGGCGCCTGCGGGATATGGGGCTCTATGGAGCCATCATTGGAAAGGCATATTACGCCGGAACCATTGACTTGGCGGAGGCCATAAAGGAGGCGGGGGCACAATGTTAG
- a CDS encoding thioesterase family protein, which produces MSLVIGLKGRAETVVTDQNTAAAAGSGLVPVFATPWMVALMEHAAVDATAGCLSEGEGTVGTRLDITHDAATPIGMKVWAEAELTEINGKALTFSVVAYDESGLIGKGVHGRFIIAVDRFLAKAEKKREVR; this is translated from the coding sequence ATGTCGCTTGTCATCGGCCTGAAGGGCCGTGCCGAGACCGTGGTCACTGACCAGAATACTGCCGCTGCCGCAGGCTCCGGTCTTGTCCCCGTATTTGCCACCCCCTGGATGGTGGCCCTGATGGAGCACGCCGCAGTCGACGCCACGGCCGGCTGCCTCTCTGAGGGTGAGGGCACCGTGGGGACCCGCCTAGACATCACTCACGACGCCGCCACTCCCATCGGCATGAAGGTCTGGGCAGAGGCGGAACTCACAGAAATCAATGGCAAGGCCCTCACCTTCTCCGTAGTGGCCTATGACGAGAGCGGCCTGATCGGAAAAGGGGTCCACGGGCGCTTTATCATCGCCGTAGACCGCTTCCTGGCCAAGGCTGAAAAGAAGAGAGAGGTCCGGTAA